The sequence GGAAAATGATTCATCGATGCCATCCTCCGAAACGCCGCCGGGAAGTTGCGACTCGGGTGCCAGCGCGAAGGCATCTCCCTGGGCGGTCAGCGGCAATGAGGCAAGGGCATCGATGGAATAGACGCGGCTGGTGCTAAGCAGAATCAAACCACTTTGGTGTTGCCGGCAATACTCCAGCAAATTCAACGTTCCAATCAAATTGTGTTCGGTCAATTGTCGCGATGAGCCATGTCCCGAAGTACCGGCGAGAACGCTGGGTTGGGCAGCACAATCGATCACCCAATCGGCTGAGGGAATCGCATCGAGATCACTTCGAGATCGCAGGTCAGCGTGGATGAAGTGGACACCCATCGAGTGCAGTTTTTGACGGTTCGATTCGCTGCCAGAACGCGTCAAATTGTCAATTCCGATCAGCTGCAAACCGGAGCGACTTTCCAGCAAACTTTCGGCAATCCATCGCCCAACAAAACCACAGACGCCAGTGATGAGAACTTTCAAGGGATTCGACTTGCACGGTGAATGAGTGTATGTCCAGTAGCGACCCATCGTAACATCCCGTTGCGGAAGATGCGACAGTTTTGTGCGACTCGAATTCGCTTTGGATGGGGGGATGGTCCACGTGCCTGGTAACCAATCACCACGAGCCCCGAAACCAATCACCACGGGGCGGCCTGATCCAACATTGGGCGGCAGCCTGATTCAACCTCGCGCCGGGCGGTCGGATTACAGCATATCGATCGGGTCGATGTCGACGACGTATTGGACGTCGTCTTTCTCGGGAATCGTAAACGAGTCCGTGGCGCGGCGAATCGTCTCGCCTAACTCCGCACTGTCGGTCGATTGCAGCAGCAGGTGGAATCGATACTTGCCCCGCAGTTTGGGAATGGGGGGCGGGGCAGGGCCCAAGATCCGAACTTCCGATCCAAGTGCCTGGCGGGCGGCTTCGAGTCGTCCCAATAACGAATCGGCAACCGCTTCGGTGACATCTTCGACGACGCCTCGGATGATGATGCGAGCCACCGAACCGAGTGGCGGGTAATTGAATTTGCGTCGATTGACCATCTCGTCGGTCGCAAATTGGTGATAGTCGTGTCGTGATGCCGCTTGGATCGCCGGATGCTCGGGCGAAAAGGTTTGCACAATCACACGGCCGCCACGATCCCCGCGGCCGGTTCGGCCCGCGACTTGGGTGACCAATTGAAACGTTCGCTCGGCCGCTCGGAAATCGGGAAAGTGCAATGCACTATCGGCATTGATCACGCCCACCAACAACACATTGGGAAAATCGAGCCCTTTGGCAATCATTTGAGTGCCCAGCAAAATGTTGACCTCTCCGCTGCGGAATGCGGACAACACACGTTGATGGCTGCCGGGGCGTTTCATGGTGTCGCTATCCATGCGAGCAATGCAGGCATTCGGAAAGCGAGCTTTGACCTCGACTTCCAAACGCTGGGTTCCTAGCCCGCCGTATCGAATGCCATCGAACCGGCACGCGGGACACCACGGCGGTGTGGCGATCGTGTAATCGCAATAGTGACAACATGCTTTTCCACCATCACGGTGATGCGTCAGCGGCATGTCGCAATCAGGGCATGCGACGACATGACCACACGAAGGACACTGAATCGTGGTGGCAAACCCGCGGCGATTCAGCAGCAAGATCACTTGCCCCTTTTCGTTCAGCGTTTCTTGGACGGCTAAATGCAGCGGACGACTGATCGCACCTCGAGTCCGGTCGTCGCGAATTCGCAGATCCACCAACTCCACACTCGGCATGGGACGTTGGTTGATTCGCTCGTTCATCGGAATCAATTCGGCATGCCCTGTGGCGGTGGCGTGCCACGTTTCCATCGATGGCGTCGCGCTGCCCAAGATCAGCGGGATGCCAAGCGACATCGCTCGCGCGTGCGCTACTTTGCGAGCGTGATAGCGGGGTTGTTCATTTTGTTTGAACGACGCATCGTGCTCTTCGTCCATCACGATCAGCCCTAATCGTGGCATCGGTGCAAACACGGCACTTCGCGGGCCGACGACGACTTGGACTTCACCACGACGTATCCGCTGCCACTGGAAATGCCGTTCCGACGGAGTCATTTGGCTGTGCAGCACCGCCACGGATTCAAATCGACGTTCGAATCGGCCACGCGTTTGAGGCGTCAAACTAATCTCAGGCACCATCACGATCGCGCCGCGTCCCGCTCGCACAATTTGTTCGATCGCCTTGATGTACACTTCGGTCTTGCCGCTGCCGGTCACTCCGTGTAGCAGCAACGTTTTACCCGTCCCTGATTCAATCGCAGCACTGATTCGCTCGAGTGCCGCAGTTTGCTCTTCGCTGGGAACATGGGTTTGCTGGCTCTCACCGTCATTTTTTTGCCAACGCATCGGCGTCGTCGCCGTCATTTCACGCTGCATCGAAACGTCGATATAGCCTTTGGACTGCAACGCGCTGACGGGGCCTCGCGTGCACTTGGCATGCACCATCAATTCAGAGGCCGTCATCGGTCGGCCGGCGGCAATCAAAAACCGAAATGCAGCCTGCTGTTTTTTAGGCAGCAACTCGATTGATTTTTCATCGCTACGGTCTGGGTTGGGCGTCAGATAAGCTCGCTCGCGAGTTCCTGCATTCGAACGCACACTCGAGGGAATCAAGGTGTCAAAGACTTGTCCCGTCGGTGCTTGGTAATAATGACTGATCCATAAAACCAATCGCACCAAGGCCGGGTCACACAGCGGTTCGTCGTCGAGCACCTCGACAATCTCACGCAAGGAACCTCGTTTTCCTTGATAGCCAATCCGCGTCTCGATGCACCATCCCATCATCGGATGGCGACGTTTACCGAGCGGAACGCGAACTCGCATGCCGGGTTTCAAGTGCTCGCGTTCAGCCTCGGGAATTTGATAGTCGTAGGGGCCATAGGGGGCTTCGCTAAACACGATGCGGCCGACCGCGATATCGTCTTCGACGGTCAATTCCCATGGCGGAGGTTCGGTTTCAAATAGTTCGGCTTGTTGAGCCTTGGCCGCCCCCGACT comes from Novipirellula caenicola and encodes:
- the priA gene encoding replication restart helicase PriA produces the protein MFADESDPTSAKESGAAKAQQAELFETEPPPWELTVEDDIAVGRIVFSEAPYGPYDYQIPEAEREHLKPGMRVRVPLGKRRHPMMGWCIETRIGYQGKRGSLREIVEVLDDEPLCDPALVRLVLWISHYYQAPTGQVFDTLIPSSVRSNAGTRERAYLTPNPDRSDEKSIELLPKKQQAAFRFLIAAGRPMTASELMVHAKCTRGPVSALQSKGYIDVSMQREMTATTPMRWQKNDGESQQTHVPSEEQTAALERISAAIESGTGKTLLLHGVTGSGKTEVYIKAIEQIVRAGRGAIVMVPEISLTPQTRGRFERRFESVAVLHSQMTPSERHFQWQRIRRGEVQVVVGPRSAVFAPMPRLGLIVMDEEHDASFKQNEQPRYHARKVAHARAMSLGIPLILGSATPSMETWHATATGHAELIPMNERINQRPMPSVELVDLRIRDDRTRGAISRPLHLAVQETLNEKGQVILLLNRRGFATTIQCPSCGHVVACPDCDMPLTHHRDGGKACCHYCDYTIATPPWCPACRFDGIRYGGLGTQRLEVEVKARFPNACIARMDSDTMKRPGSHQRVLSAFRSGEVNILLGTQMIAKGLDFPNVLLVGVINADSALHFPDFRAAERTFQLVTQVAGRTGRGDRGGRVIVQTFSPEHPAIQAASRHDYHQFATDEMVNRRKFNYPPLGSVARIIIRGVVEDVTEAVADSLLGRLEAARQALGSEVRILGPAPPPIPKLRGKYRFHLLLQSTDSAELGETIRRATDSFTIPEKDDVQYVVDIDPIDML